Proteins from a single region of Calonectris borealis chromosome 14, bCalBor7.hap1.2, whole genome shotgun sequence:
- the RCN1 gene encoding reticulocalbin-1, producing MGGGGAGWCLALLLLLVPGGLGKPTARQERARPGAAQHEDRPGFQYDHEAFLGKEEARSFDQLSPEESRERLGKIVDRIDDNKDGYLTTEELKNWIKRVQKRYIFENVAKVWKDYDLNKDNKIAWEEYKQATYGYYLENPEEFQDATDQHSFKKMLPRDERRFKTADLDGDLAATREEFTAFLHPEEFEHMKNIVVLETLEDIDKNEDGFVDQDEYIADMFANEEGGPEPDWVITEREQFSDFRDLNKDGKMDKEEIQHWILPQDYDHALAEARHLVYESDVDKDQKLTKEEVLDNWNMFVGSQATNYGEDLTRNHDEL from the exons atggggggcggcggggcggggtggtgcctggcgctgctgctgctgctggtgccgggcggCCTGGGCAAGCCGACAGCGCGGCAGGAGCGGGCGCGGCCCGGCGCCGCGCAGCACGAGGACCGGCCGGGCTTCCAGTACGACCACGAGGCCTtcttggggaaggaggaggcgcGGAGCTTCGACCAGCTCAGCCCGGAGGAGAGCCGGGAGCGGCTGGG GAAAATTGTGGATCGAATAGATGACAACAAAGATGGCTATCTCACaacagaggaattaaaaaacTGGATTAAGCGGGTACAGAAACGCTATATCTTTGAAAACGTGGCTAAAGTTTGGAAGGACTATGATCTAAACAAGGACAATAAAATTGCCTGGGAAGAGTACAAACAAGCCACATACGGTTATTATCTAG AAAATCCAGAAGAATTCCAAGATGCAACTGATcagcacagttttaaaaaaatgctgcccAGAGATGAAAGACGATTCAAAACTGCAGATCTGGATGGAGACTTAGCTGCCACTCGTGAAGAATTCACTGCTTTCCTCCACCCAGAGGAGTTTGAGCATATGAAAAACATCGTTGTCTTA GAAACCTTAGAAGACATAGACAAAAATGAGGATGGTTTTGTGGATCAAGATGAGTACATTG CTGATATGTTTGCAAATGAAGAGGGTGGACCAGAGCCTGACTGGGTGATTACAGAGCGTGAACAGTTTTCAGATTTTCGTGACCTCAACAAGGATGGAAAGATGGACAAAGAGGAGATTCAGCACTGGATTCTCCCACAAGACTATGATCATGCACTAGCTGAAGCCAGGCACTTAGTCTATGAATCGGATGTAGACAAG GATCAAAAGCTAACAAAAGAGGAAGTTCTAGACAACTGGAATATGTTCGTTGGAAGTCAAGCTACTAATTATGGGGAGGACCTCACAAGAAACCATGATGAACTATGA